Proteins from one bacterium genomic window:
- a CDS encoding ABC transporter permease subunit yields MTRASRQGALGLALVLPPLLLLVFLVVLPAVTAVIETLTPPGGGGPTLRSYARVLAARTVRADIGFTIAVTLVSVAVVFALSYPLALYLRFSRGRLSRVLGVLFIIPLFVPVVIASFAMITFLVSHGLVSTLLYRLGVQSFPQLVYNGTGIMLTQVWVNIPFAVLILGAGLQAIDDALIDGARDAGAGPLRTFLSIILPLNAVPTMIALTLLFIGVFGSFTIPYLVGGNAPAMLGVTMTNYLTQYLRRTEAVTMAVLAFLIASCVGAVYVRSVSRRERGTA; encoded by the coding sequence GTGACACGGGCGTCGCGGCAGGGAGCATTGGGGCTCGCCCTGGTGCTCCCGCCGCTGCTTCTGCTCGTTTTTCTCGTGGTGCTGCCCGCGGTCACGGCGGTGATCGAGACGCTCACCCCGCCCGGCGGCGGCGGGCCGACGCTTCGGAGCTACGCCCGCGTGCTGGCGGCGCGGACGGTGCGGGCCGACATCGGCTTCACGATCGCAGTGACGCTCGTCTCGGTCGCGGTCGTGTTCGCGCTGAGTTACCCTCTCGCGCTCTACCTCCGCTTCTCCCGCGGCCGCCTCTCGCGGGTGCTGGGCGTCCTGTTCATCATCCCGCTGTTCGTGCCGGTGGTGATCGCGTCGTTCGCGATGATCACGTTTCTCGTGAGCCACGGCCTGGTCTCGACGCTGCTCTACCGGCTCGGCGTCCAGTCGTTTCCGCAGCTGGTCTACAACGGCACCGGGATCATGCTCACCCAGGTCTGGGTGAACATTCCGTTCGCCGTTCTGATCCTCGGCGCCGGCCTGCAGGCCATCGACGACGCGCTGATCGACGGAGCGCGCGACGCGGGCGCCGGCCCGCTGCGCACGTTCCTGTCGATCATCCTGCCGCTCAACGCCGTGCCGACCATGATTGCGCTCACCCTGCTGTTCATCGGCGTCTTCGGCTCGTTCACGATCCCGTACCTGGTGGGCGGGAACGCCCCGGCGATGCTCGGCGTGACGATGACGAACTACCTCACCCAGTACCTGCGGCGCACGGAGGCGGTGACGATGGCGGTGCTCGCGTTCCTGATCGCCTCCTGCGTCGGCGCGGTCTACGTGCGGAGCGTCAGCCGGCGGGAGCGGGGGACCGCGTGA
- a CDS encoding ABC transporter permease subunit has translation MNPVLWPWAAGALRRAVGAAALLALASFILGPLLTLLVWAFAGTWLFPNLWPEVSLRWWAFVLGNADVGKAIRMSLLSAPTATLLSAVICIPAAYAFARIDFPAKRVLLLSFLSANAFPKIGLYVSIATLLYRLDLMDTFLGVVMIQLVNTLLFMIWIPTGTFRGIDRNLEEAARDAGAGPLRTFFQITLPIALPGIIVAALFAFIAAFDEAQGTLIVGTPNHVTMPVLMYNLVLSYPQPVGAVFSILLSLPSLVLLLLAQRYLRAGYLAAGYSL, from the coding sequence GTGAACCCCGTGCTGTGGCCGTGGGCGGCGGGCGCCCTGCGGCGGGCGGTCGGGGCGGCCGCGCTGCTCGCGCTCGCGTCGTTCATCCTCGGCCCGCTGCTCACCCTGCTCGTGTGGGCGTTCGCCGGCACGTGGCTGTTTCCGAATCTCTGGCCGGAGGTGTCGCTGCGCTGGTGGGCGTTCGTGCTCGGCAACGCCGACGTCGGGAAGGCGATCCGGATGAGCCTGCTCAGCGCGCCAACCGCGACGCTCCTGTCGGCGGTGATCTGCATTCCCGCGGCCTACGCGTTCGCCCGGATCGACTTTCCCGCCAAACGGGTGCTGCTGCTGTCGTTCCTGAGCGCCAACGCCTTTCCGAAGATCGGCCTCTACGTCAGCATCGCGACGCTGCTGTACCGGCTCGATCTCATGGACACGTTCCTCGGCGTCGTGATGATCCAGCTCGTGAACACGCTCTTGTTCATGATTTGGATCCCGACGGGCACGTTCCGCGGCATCGACCGCAACCTTGAAGAGGCCGCCCGCGACGCCGGGGCGGGGCCGCTGCGCACGTTCTTCCAGATCACCCTGCCGATCGCGCTGCCCGGCATCATCGTCGCCGCGCTGTTCGCGTTCATCGCCGCGTTCGACGAAGCGCAGGGGACGCTGATCGTGGGAACGCCGAACCACGTCACGATGCCGGTGCTGATGTACAACCTGGTCCTCAGTTATCCCCAGCCGGTCGGGGCCGTGTTTTCGATCCTGTTGTCGCTGCCGTCGCTGGTGCTGCTGCTGCTCGCGCAACGGTATCTCCGGGCGGGGTATCTCGCCGCGGGATACAGCCTGTGA
- a CDS encoding ABC transporter ATP-binding protein gives MARLDLVRLGKRFGTHAAVSDLTLEVRDGELMCLLGPSGCGKTTTLRMIGGFEAPDAGDIQIDGRSVVALPPERRPTAMVFQRYNLWPHMTVEGNIAFGLHVRRLPRARIEAKVRDALALVGLPGIAGKYPHQLSGGQQQRVAVARALVLEPQLLLLDEPFSNLDARLRVHLREEVKQLQRTIRITTVFVTHDQEEALTIADRIAVMRDGVLEQVDTPARLYSHPRTFFVADFIGTMNLVAARLDRRAATLAAGPWRLPLPDVGWPDGAEVRLAVRPEDLVVDPAAPPAQVRRVINLGHYLQVLVDVPGAGMLRLFTDKHQTLGEGAMIGVGLVRALAFKDDESAEVGGPMRSAAATEPDLVKYSPTADGV, from the coding sequence ATGGCGCGGCTCGATCTGGTGCGGCTCGGCAAGCGGTTCGGGACCCACGCCGCGGTCTCGGACCTGACGCTCGAGGTCCGCGACGGGGAGCTCATGTGCCTGCTCGGACCCTCCGGCTGCGGCAAGACAACCACGCTGCGGATGATCGGCGGCTTCGAAGCCCCGGACGCCGGCGACATCCAGATCGACGGCCGCAGCGTCGTCGCGCTGCCGCCGGAACGGCGGCCGACCGCCATGGTCTTTCAGCGCTACAATCTGTGGCCCCACATGACGGTCGAAGGGAACATCGCGTTTGGACTTCACGTTCGCCGCCTGCCGCGGGCGCGCATCGAGGCGAAGGTCCGCGACGCGCTGGCGCTCGTGGGCCTGCCCGGGATCGCCGGCAAGTATCCGCACCAGCTGTCCGGCGGACAGCAGCAGCGGGTCGCGGTGGCGCGCGCCCTCGTCCTCGAACCGCAACTGCTGCTTCTCGACGAGCCGTTCAGCAACCTCGACGCCCGGCTGCGCGTGCACCTGCGGGAGGAAGTCAAGCAGCTCCAGCGCACGATCCGCATCACGACGGTGTTCGTCACCCACGATCAGGAAGAGGCGCTGACGATCGCCGACCGGATCGCCGTCATGCGGGACGGAGTGTTGGAGCAGGTGGACACCCCGGCGCGGCTCTACTCGCATCCGCGCACGTTCTTTGTCGCCGACTTCATCGGCACGATGAACCTCGTGGCGGCGCGGCTCGATCGGCGCGCCGCCACGCTGGCCGCCGGGCCGTGGCGGCTGCCGCTTCCCGATGTCGGCTGGCCCGACGGGGCCGAGGTGCGCCTGGCGGTGCGGCCCGAAGACCTCGTGGTCGACCCGGCGGCTCCGCCGGCCCAGGTTCGCCGCGTGATCAATCTGGGGCACTACCTGCAGGTCCTCGTCGACGTGCCCGGCGCCGGGATGCTGCGGCTGTTCACCGACAAGCACCAGACGCTCGGGGAGGGCGCGATGATCGGCGTCGGCCTCGTCCGGGCACTGGCCTTCAAGGACGACGAGTCGGCCGAAGTCGGTGGTCCCATGCGCTCCGCGGCGGCCACGGAGCCAGACCTAGTGAAGTACTCGCCGACAGCCGACGGCGTGTGA
- a CDS encoding macro domain-containing protein: MVRRELHGVTVECVRGNIADQPGIDAVVNAANAQLRSGGGVAGALHRAAGPGLEAECRPLAPIRPGQAVITGAHRLPNRHVIHCLGPVYGQDEPADTLLASCYRTALALADRHGLRSIAFPAISTGIFGYPVDAAARVALTAVLDEVPKLASVTHIRFVLYGAADERAHDEVLAHLVPGP; encoded by the coding sequence ATGGTCCGGCGCGAGCTTCACGGCGTGACCGTCGAGTGCGTGCGGGGCAATATCGCCGATCAGCCCGGCATCGACGCGGTCGTCAACGCGGCCAACGCCCAGTTGCGCTCCGGAGGCGGAGTCGCCGGCGCGCTCCACCGCGCCGCGGGTCCAGGACTCGAGGCCGAGTGCCGGCCGCTCGCGCCGATCCGCCCCGGGCAGGCGGTCATCACCGGCGCGCACCGGTTGCCGAACCGCCACGTCATCCACTGCCTGGGGCCCGTCTACGGCCAGGACGAACCGGCGGACACGCTGCTCGCCTCCTGCTACCGCACCGCGCTCGCCCTCGCCGACCGGCACGGCCTGAGGTCGATCGCGTTTCCGGCCATCTCGACCGGAATCTTCGGCTATCCGGTGGATGCCGCGGCCCGGGTCGCGCTCACCGCCGTCCTCGACGAGGTGCCGAAACTCGCATCCGTGACGCACATCCGCTTCGTGCTGTACGGCGCGGCGGATGAGCGCGCTCACGACGAGGTCCTGGCGCACCTGGTGCCGGGACCGTAG
- a CDS encoding DoxX family membrane protein: MANVTRRGTIVEDPPIARFLFGDTRLAWFWLLVRLYAGYEWFIAGTEKLGNPAWTGAKAGLAVTGFAKGALTKTAGAHPNVAQWYAAFLQGFVLPHAVLWSWLITLGEIAVGVGLIIGLFTGIAAFFGGLMNANYLLAGTVSTNPILFILATWLVLAWKTAGYLGLDFYVLPMLGTPGRPGRVFAPHSKKGNPIAA; this comes from the coding sequence GTGGCCAACGTGACGAGGCGCGGAACCATTGTAGAGGATCCACCGATTGCGCGGTTTCTCTTCGGGGATACCCGTCTGGCGTGGTTCTGGCTGTTGGTCCGGCTCTACGCCGGCTATGAATGGTTCATCGCCGGTACGGAGAAGCTGGGCAATCCGGCGTGGACGGGGGCGAAGGCGGGGCTCGCGGTTACCGGCTTCGCGAAGGGCGCGTTGACGAAGACCGCCGGCGCGCACCCCAACGTCGCGCAATGGTACGCCGCATTCCTCCAGGGATTCGTCCTGCCGCACGCGGTCCTGTGGAGTTGGCTGATTACGCTGGGCGAGATTGCCGTCGGTGTCGGGCTGATCATCGGCCTGTTTACGGGCATCGCGGCATTCTTCGGCGGTCTTATGAACGCCAACTACCTGCTGGCGGGAACGGTCAGCACCAACCCGATCCTGTTCATCCTCGCCACGTGGCTGGTGCTGGCGTGGAAGACCGCCGGGTATCTCGGGTTGGATTTCTACGTCCTGCCGATGCTGGGTACGCCGGGAAGACCGGGCCGGGTGTTTGCCCCGCACTCGAAGAAGGGGAATCCGATCGCGGCCTGA
- a CDS encoding trypsin-like peptidase domain-containing protein translates to MIRCWDRRRWFAALSSLVPVVALVVAPIVSAAPAPAPPQPGPSMPELYRRASPAVVFITQVDASGKATSLASGFVVSPNGVVVTNHHVINPDQGAVHIRVKVPRGDVYTDVRVIYAEERRDFAVLAIKAAGLPALPIGDSDKVEVGDRVMAIGNPQGLELTLTDGIVESVRLDPQRGYRFIQHQAPISPGSSGGPLLNMKGEVIGINAFGFRNAQNLNGAIPINYVKPYFSDPATVTWEEWGHVTGAAPPAAPPSPTGPPASAAWTPPQSFFEHVNDLRTSPDQFQLGFAAGVYDAVSMFAAAAQGTGLSSQATVGLFQCIDTKGDRLGELRGWVVDASQNASDGDAVVSVVVRACQRAFSPGSFFAHVSDFKHKGDDYQLGIAAGIYDAVSLFATGAQAAGGIGTRQVIDFFHCLDAKGDVLADFRTWVGSATRGAADKDAAVGVLAKACAP, encoded by the coding sequence ATGATACGCTGTTGGGATCGGCGCCGGTGGTTTGCGGCGCTGTCGTCGCTGGTTCCGGTCGTCGCTCTGGTCGTCGCCCCGATCGTGTCCGCCGCTCCGGCACCGGCGCCCCCGCAACCCGGACCGTCGATGCCGGAACTGTACCGGCGGGCGTCCCCGGCCGTCGTCTTCATCACACAGGTCGACGCCTCGGGCAAGGCGACCTCGCTTGCCAGCGGGTTCGTCGTGTCGCCGAACGGCGTCGTGGTCACCAATCACCACGTCATCAATCCGGACCAGGGCGCCGTCCACATCCGCGTGAAGGTGCCGCGTGGCGACGTGTACACGGACGTGCGGGTGATCTACGCGGAGGAGCGGCGGGACTTTGCCGTGCTCGCGATCAAGGCCGCGGGGCTGCCCGCCCTCCCGATCGGCGACTCCGACAAAGTGGAAGTCGGCGATCGCGTGATGGCGATTGGGAATCCCCAGGGGTTGGAGCTCACGCTCACCGACGGCATCGTGGAAAGCGTCCGCCTGGACCCCCAGCGCGGCTATCGTTTTATCCAACACCAGGCGCCGATCTCACCCGGATCGAGCGGCGGTCCGCTGCTCAATATGAAGGGCGAGGTGATCGGCATCAATGCGTTCGGGTTTCGGAACGCCCAGAACCTGAACGGCGCGATTCCCATCAATTACGTCAAGCCCTACTTTAGCGATCCTGCCACAGTGACGTGGGAGGAGTGGGGACACGTGACCGGCGCAGCGCCGCCCGCCGCACCCCCGTCCCCCACGGGGCCGCCCGCGTCCGCGGCCTGGACGCCGCCCCAGTCGTTCTTCGAGCATGTGAACGACCTCCGCACGAGCCCGGATCAGTTTCAGTTGGGCTTCGCCGCCGGCGTGTACGACGCGGTGTCGATGTTCGCCGCGGCCGCCCAGGGCACCGGGTTGAGCAGTCAGGCGACCGTCGGGCTGTTTCAGTGTATCGACACGAAGGGCGACCGTCTCGGCGAGTTGCGCGGGTGGGTGGTGGACGCGTCGCAGAACGCATCGGACGGCGACGCGGTGGTCTCCGTCGTCGTGCGGGCCTGCCAGCGCGCCTTCTCGCCGGGCTCGTTCTTTGCGCACGTCTCCGATTTCAAGCACAAGGGCGACGACTACCAGTTGGGGATTGCCGCGGGGATCTACGACGCGGTGTCGCTGTTCGCGACCGGGGCCCAGGCAGCCGGCGGCATCGGCACCCGGCAGGTCATTGACTTCTTCCACTGTCTCGACGCCAAAGGCGACGTGCTGGCCGATTTCAGGACCTGGGTCGGAAGTGCGACGCGCGGGGCCGCGGACAAGGACGCGGCCGTGGGGGTGCTGGCCAAAGCCTGCGCGCCATGA
- a CDS encoding lytic transglycosylase domain-containing protein, which yields MVGSIGAARCTRAACPREPYRGRLGILTAALFLLLAGTLAPAFADQQRTEQPTVEPPAIGDLLEEGVARYRAGEPAQAVDVFLEAAQTDPTAAEPWIWAGIAATAAGRMHDANQYFQHGLARPHTALQDRIIHGWLARLTVFAQPAPRPRAGQSTTLLVAALARASNPRLSAGQAGWLGGRLVAAARQQKLDPWLLAAVIFVESKFNQGAVSSRGAMGLGQLMPHTARAAGVNPRDAWGNLIGTAMTLGACVREFEDPRLALAAYNAGPAAVYRFRGVPPFAETRWYVSAVLEVYRRIRPNQTRGTESH from the coding sequence ATGGTGGGGTCGATCGGCGCAGCCCGTTGCACGCGCGCCGCATGCCCGCGGGAACCGTACCGCGGCCGCCTCGGTATCCTCACCGCCGCCCTCTTCCTGCTGCTTGCCGGGACGCTCGCGCCGGCATTCGCCGACCAGCAACGGACCGAACAGCCCACGGTGGAGCCGCCGGCGATCGGCGACCTGCTCGAGGAGGGCGTCGCACGGTATCGCGCCGGCGAGCCGGCGCAGGCCGTCGACGTATTCTTGGAAGCGGCTCAGACCGACCCCACCGCGGCCGAACCGTGGATCTGGGCCGGGATCGCGGCGACGGCGGCCGGCAGGATGCACGACGCCAACCAATACTTCCAGCACGGCCTCGCGCGCCCGCACACCGCCCTGCAGGACCGCATCATCCATGGATGGCTCGCTCGGTTGACGGTGTTCGCACAGCCGGCGCCGAGGCCGCGGGCCGGGCAGAGCACGACATTGCTCGTCGCCGCGTTGGCCCGCGCGTCGAATCCGCGGTTGAGCGCCGGCCAGGCCGGGTGGCTCGGCGGGCGTCTGGTGGCCGCCGCGCGGCAGCAGAAGCTCGACCCGTGGCTCCTGGCCGCCGTGATCTTCGTGGAAAGCAAATTCAATCAGGGCGCCGTCAGCAGCCGCGGCGCGATGGGACTCGGACAGCTCATGCCCCACACCGCGCGCGCGGCCGGCGTGAACCCGCGCGACGCGTGGGGGAACCTGATCGGCACGGCCATGACGCTCGGCGCCTGCGTCCGGGAGTTCGAGGACCCGCGGCTGGCACTCGCCGCGTACAACGCCGGTCCGGCCGCGGTGTACCGCTTCCGCGGCGTTCCGCCGTTCGCCGAAACGCGCTGGTACGTGAGCGCGGTGTTGGAAGTCTACCGGAGAATCCGTCCCAACCAGACGCGCGGGACCGAGTCTCACTGA
- a CDS encoding ABC transporter substrate-binding protein, giving the protein MSRRELLRRAAGAGIAAAAGGVFQAGWAGPVAAQTTQKRELIIAQGGDISRFDPHMSTSSNDIRLSFNVFDNLTSRHPNGRLFPALATQWKRTDPTTWEFKLLDGVRWHNGDPFTSDDAKFSIERTYDPTAKTLVATVFTTIDRIDAPTPTSLVIHTKKPDPLLAARLAFYGGQIVPKKYLTAVGPDQFNAKPVGTGPIRFVSWVKDDKAVFEAAPNYWGGRIDADRVTFRPIPETAARVASVLRGEVDIITQLPPDQWDRVNQNPTTMGKGILYAGLCVLGVNSKVKPLDNPLVKQAMSLAIDRQSIVKDLWRGRGMVPNGPIAKGDNHYDASRPPLPYDPAKAKAKLKEANYRDEPVTIETTVGYVANDKAMSEAIAAMWKDIGVNARVEVIEYSVRAQHNRDRSFKGLWWSDPTSTLGDPDGMMWRLLAPGGPMDYWRQSEFDKLGNDARFSIDENFRDKAYKRMTELLLEYLPWIPVIQPSEDYGMQKYVQFTPNGNQQLDIRRFNFHMRRA; this is encoded by the coding sequence GTGTCACGCCGGGAATTGCTTCGCCGCGCGGCGGGGGCCGGGATCGCCGCGGCCGCAGGCGGCGTCTTTCAGGCCGGGTGGGCCGGGCCCGTCGCGGCGCAGACGACACAAAAGCGTGAACTGATCATCGCGCAGGGCGGCGACATCTCCCGGTTCGACCCGCACATGTCCACGTCGTCGAACGACATTCGGTTGTCATTCAACGTCTTCGATAACCTGACGAGCCGCCATCCCAACGGCCGGCTGTTCCCCGCGCTGGCCACGCAATGGAAGCGGACCGATCCGACGACGTGGGAGTTCAAGTTGCTCGACGGCGTCAGGTGGCACAACGGTGATCCGTTCACCTCGGACGACGCGAAGTTCTCGATCGAGCGCACGTACGACCCGACGGCCAAGACTCTCGTGGCGACGGTGTTTACGACGATCGACCGCATCGACGCGCCCACACCGACGTCGCTCGTGATCCATACGAAGAAGCCGGATCCGCTGCTGGCGGCGCGGCTCGCCTTCTACGGCGGGCAGATCGTGCCAAAGAAGTACCTCACCGCGGTCGGGCCGGACCAGTTCAACGCGAAGCCGGTCGGCACCGGTCCGATCCGGTTTGTCTCGTGGGTCAAGGACGACAAGGCCGTCTTCGAGGCGGCCCCCAACTATTGGGGCGGCCGGATCGATGCGGACCGCGTGACATTCCGGCCGATCCCGGAGACGGCGGCGCGCGTCGCGTCGGTGCTCCGCGGCGAGGTCGACATTATTACGCAGTTGCCGCCCGACCAGTGGGACCGCGTGAACCAGAACCCGACCACGATGGGCAAGGGCATCCTGTACGCCGGTCTGTGCGTGCTCGGGGTGAACTCCAAGGTGAAGCCGCTCGACAACCCGCTCGTCAAGCAGGCGATGTCGCTCGCGATCGACCGGCAGTCGATCGTGAAGGACCTCTGGCGGGGCCGCGGCATGGTGCCGAACGGCCCGATCGCGAAGGGCGACAACCACTACGACGCCTCCCGGCCGCCGCTGCCGTACGACCCGGCCAAGGCCAAGGCCAAACTCAAGGAAGCCAACTACCGGGACGAGCCCGTGACGATCGAGACGACCGTCGGCTACGTGGCCAATGACAAGGCGATGTCCGAGGCGATCGCCGCGATGTGGAAGGACATCGGGGTCAATGCGCGCGTCGAGGTGATCGAATACTCGGTGCGCGCCCAGCATAATCGCGACCGGAGCTTCAAGGGCCTGTGGTGGTCGGATCCGACGTCCACGCTCGGCGATCCGGACGGCATGATGTGGCGGCTCCTCGCCCCAGGGGGACCGATGGACTACTGGCGCCAGTCCGAGTTCGACAAACTGGGCAACGACGCGCGCTTCAGCATCGATGAGAACTTCCGCGACAAGGCCTACAAGCGCATGACCGAGTTGCTTCTCGAGTACCTCCCGTGGATTCCGGTGATCCAGCCGTCCGAGGACTACGGGATGCAGAAGTACGTTCAGTTCACGCCGAACGGCAACCAGCAGCTCGACATCCGGCGGTTTAACTTCCACATGCGGCGGGCGTAG
- a CDS encoding ABC transporter permease: protein MHGFGAFLAYRFFRTLVALWLVSSVVFVVMRLSGDPVPLLLPPDAPTSEIFRVRHELGLDRPLIVQYAVFLRNVLHGDFGRSIHFHEPAMGVALGYLPATFELGAAAFLIAVVLALPIGILSAVRRNSALDHGAMGFALIGQSAPTFFIGVLLILVFSLRLNLFPTSGRGGLAHLVLPAATLGAFAMASIARITRSAMLEVLRTDFVRTARAKGVAEAAVILKHTLKNASLPIITITGLQLGSLLGGAIVTETVFAWPGMGRLAVESIYNRDYPVVQSAVFIAAVLFVGINLTLDILYGVLDPRIRDAQG from the coding sequence ATGCACGGCTTCGGCGCGTTCCTCGCGTACCGGTTCTTCCGGACGCTGGTCGCGCTGTGGTTGGTCTCCTCGGTCGTCTTCGTCGTGATGCGGCTGTCCGGCGATCCGGTACCGCTGCTGCTCCCGCCCGATGCGCCGACCTCGGAGATTTTCCGCGTCCGCCACGAGTTGGGGCTCGACCGGCCGCTCATCGTACAGTACGCGGTGTTTCTCCGGAATGTCCTCCATGGTGACTTCGGACGGTCCATTCACTTCCACGAGCCCGCGATGGGGGTGGCGCTCGGCTACCTGCCGGCCACGTTCGAGCTGGGCGCGGCCGCGTTCCTGATCGCCGTCGTCCTCGCACTGCCGATCGGGATTCTCTCCGCGGTCCGGCGCAACTCGGCCCTCGATCACGGGGCGATGGGGTTCGCGCTGATCGGCCAGTCGGCGCCGACGTTTTTCATCGGCGTGCTGCTGATTCTCGTCTTCTCGCTCCGCTTGAACCTGTTTCCGACATCCGGCCGCGGCGGGCTGGCGCACCTCGTGCTGCCCGCCGCGACCCTCGGCGCGTTCGCCATGGCGTCGATCGCCCGCATCACGCGCTCGGCGATGCTGGAGGTGCTCCGGACCGATTTTGTACGGACGGCCCGCGCGAAGGGCGTGGCGGAGGCCGCCGTCATCCTCAAACACACGCTGAAGAACGCGTCCCTGCCGATCATCACGATCACCGGCCTCCAGTTGGGGTCGCTGCTGGGGGGCGCGATCGTGACCGAAACGGTGTTCGCCTGGCCGGGGATGGGGCGGCTTGCCGTGGAGTCCATCTACAATCGGGACTATCCCGTCGTCCAATCCGCGGTATTCATCGCGGCGGTGCTGTTCGTCGGCATCAACCTGACGCTCGACATCCTGTACGGTGTGCTCGACCCCCGCATCCGGGACGCCCAGGGATGA
- a CDS encoding ABC transporter permease, which produces MADGRPAAGVVSTPVPPGGDPVVRGAGPVWRGAAIRPARRRARVPWAVRLAAAFVAGLVVVATAAPYVAPQNPERGSLRARLAAPTLRAVDGRAHLLGTDHLGRDVLSRVIFGARVSLAVGFAAVTVGGLVGGALGLLAGYHGGWLDEIVMTVADAQLAFPFILLAIGIIAVLGPSFRNLIIVVGLSGWVTYARVLRAQVRAVRRHEFVDAIVALGGSVPRIVLRHILPNVASTFMVIATLELARAIVLEATLSFLGLGIQPPTPSWGVMVQEGLEYLDSAWWIAVCPGLVLMLTSIVVSRTGDWLRDVLDPTLRGA; this is translated from the coding sequence GTGGCTGACGGCCGTCCGGCCGCGGGCGTCGTCTCGACTCCCGTCCCTCCCGGCGGGGACCCCGTCGTGCGCGGGGCAGGCCCCGTCTGGCGCGGGGCGGCGATCCGTCCCGCCAGGCGCCGGGCGCGCGTACCCTGGGCGGTCCGTCTCGCCGCCGCGTTCGTCGCCGGCCTCGTCGTGGTGGCCACGGCCGCGCCGTATGTGGCACCGCAGAACCCCGAGCGCGGGTCGCTCCGGGCGCGGCTTGCGGCCCCCACGTTGCGCGCCGTGGACGGCCGGGCGCACCTCCTCGGCACCGACCACCTCGGACGCGACGTGCTGTCGCGCGTGATCTTCGGGGCGCGCGTGTCGCTCGCGGTCGGGTTTGCCGCGGTGACGGTGGGCGGCCTGGTCGGCGGCGCGCTCGGCCTGCTGGCCGGATACCACGGCGGCTGGCTCGATGAGATCGTGATGACGGTGGCCGACGCGCAACTCGCGTTTCCGTTCATCCTGCTGGCGATCGGCATCATCGCGGTGCTCGGGCCGTCGTTCCGGAACCTCATCATCGTAGTGGGGTTGTCGGGATGGGTCACGTACGCCCGCGTGCTGCGCGCGCAGGTGCGCGCGGTGCGCCGGCACGAGTTCGTGGACGCCATCGTCGCGCTCGGCGGGTCGGTGCCGCGGATCGTGCTGCGCCACATCCTGCCTAACGTCGCCTCGACCTTCATGGTCATCGCCACGCTGGAGCTGGCCCGGGCGATTGTGCTCGAGGCAACGCTGTCGTTTCTCGGGCTCGGGATTCAGCCGCCGACCCCGTCCTGGGGCGTCATGGTGCAGGAGGGCCTCGAATACCTGGACAGCGCCTGGTGGATCGCGGTGTGTCCCGGTCTCGTCCTGATGCTGACGTCGATCGTCGTGAGCCGGACCGGGGACTGGCTGCGGGACGTCCTCGATCCGACCCTCCGGGGCGCGTAG